A genomic window from Silene latifolia isolate original U9 population chromosome 11, ASM4854445v1, whole genome shotgun sequence includes:
- the LOC141613806 gene encoding uncharacterized protein LOC141613806 — MFQKRLPQKCSDPGMFTIPCKIGDLDCQHVMLDLGASINVLPTYLYESLKLGPLKPTRTVICLADRSNIYPKGIVEDILVKVGDMLFLADFYVIEMESEKGSTPILLGRPFMRTSNTKVDVSSGRLTMEFKGQKIEYSIHEIDTLDVVLTNILVGEDMGYALSCNLQETIKELEENPPMEE, encoded by the exons ATGTTTCAAAAACGATTGCCACAAAAATGTAGTGATCCGGGAATGTTCACCATCCCTTGCAAAATTGGTGACTTGGATTGTCAACATGTTATGCTTGATTTAGGTGCATCTATTAATGTCTTGCCCACTTACCTTTATGAGTCTCTCAAGTTAGGACCTTTGAAACCGACTCGTACGGTCATTTGTTTGGCCGATAGGTCCAATATCTACCCTAAGGGAATTGTTGAAGATATCTTGGTGAAGGTGGGGGATATGCTTTTCCTTGCCGACTTCTATGTAATTGAAATGGAATCCGAGAAAGGCTCCACTCCCattttgttgggaaggcctttcatgagaacttcCAACACCAAGGTTGATGTGTCTAGTGGACGCCTTACAATGGAATTTAAAGGGCAAAAGATTGAGTATAGCATACATGAG ATTGACACATTAGATGTTGTTTTGACTAATATATTGGTTGGAGAGGATATGGGGTATGCTTTgtcttgtaatttgcaggaaacaATCAAAGAATTAGAGGAAAATCCGCCAATGGAAGAGtga